The following proteins are co-located in the Chloroflexota bacterium genome:
- a CDS encoding amino acid ABC transporter substrate-binding protein, with amino-acid sequence MEAEARVSELEAEIQRMAANDGSRLALIKERGMVVCGSNKSLAGFGYIDAGGNTVGFDIDLCRAVAAAVFGDPNAIEFRPLSAAERGPAMQSGELDLMSRNTTWTSSRNAQWGNFAPTMFYDGQGFMVPEALGVNNMMELRGARICVQQGTTTELNLQDFDNQNDMDFEILTFETNPITSDAYRNGQCDALTTDRSGLVSTRASFSNPDEHTILAGTISEEPLGPVVPHGDEQWFDIVSAVMAYLIYAEAFGITADSVPNSVTGDTAIDRMFGLEGSYGQETMGISLTAAQDVIRSVGNYGEIYERHLTPLGLEREGSRNALWSAAPCTDCPKGGQIYAAPLR; translated from the coding sequence ATGGAGGCAGAGGCGCGCGTGTCCGAGCTTGAGGCGGAGATTCAGCGAATGGCGGCGAACGATGGCAGCCGTCTCGCGCTGATAAAGGAACGCGGCATGGTCGTCTGCGGCAGCAACAAGAGCCTCGCCGGTTTCGGCTACATAGACGCAGGCGGCAACACCGTAGGGTTCGACATCGACCTGTGCCGTGCGGTCGCGGCAGCGGTCTTTGGCGACCCCAACGCGATTGAGTTCCGCCCACTCTCCGCGGCGGAAAGAGGTCCTGCGATGCAATCGGGCGAACTGGACCTCATGTCCCGCAACACCACTTGGACAAGCAGCCGCAACGCGCAGTGGGGCAACTTCGCGCCCACGATGTTCTACGACGGGCAGGGCTTCATGGTGCCGGAGGCGCTGGGCGTTAACAACATGATGGAACTGCGCGGCGCTCGCATTTGCGTTCAGCAGGGTACGACGACCGAGCTGAACTTGCAGGACTTCGACAATCAGAACGACATGGACTTCGAGATACTAACCTTCGAGACCAATCCCATAACATCTGACGCTTACAGGAACGGCCAATGCGACGCGCTTACGACGGATCGCTCCGGGCTTGTCAGCACGCGGGCGAGTTTCAGCAACCCCGACGAGCATACGATATTGGCAGGCACTATCTCGGAAGAGCCTTTGGGGCCGGTAGTGCCGCACGGCGATGAGCAGTGGTTCGACATCGTATCCGCCGTTATGGCATACCTGATTTACGCCGAGGCATTCGGCATCACCGCCGATAGCGTGCCGAATTCCGTCACCGGCGACACCGCCATTGACCGCATGTTCGGTCTGGAAGGTTCGTATGGACAGGAGACTATGGGGATTAGCCTGACGGCGGCGCAGGATGTGATTCGCAGCGTGGGCAACTACGGCGAGATATACGAACGCCACCTGACGCCGCTGGGCTTAGAGCGTGAAGGCAGCCGCAACGCCCTATGGTCCGCCGCCCCCTGCACCGACTGCCCCAAAGGCGGCCAAATATACGCCGCGCCGCTGCGGTAG
- a CDS encoding type II toxin-antitoxin system VapC family toxin produces the protein MNSAALLIDSNIWLERLLDQDRASEVERFLAETPSELLYITDFALHSICLILQRVNQPDTLRVFVNDLFSQGGVKLVRLNPSDIHNIVDVIQEFELDFDDAYQYVAAEKFGLTIVSFDADFNRTARGHKLPGDILQQRYSECEE, from the coding sequence ATGAATAGCGCGGCGCTTCTAATTGACAGCAATATATGGCTTGAACGCCTGCTTGACCAGGATAGGGCGTCAGAAGTGGAAAGGTTTCTTGCAGAAACCCCATCCGAGTTGCTGTACATCACAGATTTTGCTCTGCACTCAATTTGCCTTATCTTGCAAAGAGTCAATCAGCCGGATACTTTGCGCGTCTTTGTCAACGACCTTTTTTCGCAGGGAGGGGTAAAGTTGGTTCGTCTTAATCCCTCTGACATCCACAATATCGTAGATGTTATCCAAGAGTTCGAATTGGACTTTGACGACGCTTATCAGTATGTCGCCGCCGAAAAGTTCGGACTTACAATAGTAAGTTTCGACGCCGACTTCAACAGAACGGCAAGAGGCCACAAACTGCCCGGCGATATATTGCAACAACGATATTCAGAATGTGAGGAGTAG
- a CDS encoding aminomethyl transferase family protein: MEQTLVIDGLKRRTLPINLRQSGNSDARMLISTRIRKSPWWHLSKAAGCWAYTTYNHMYHPRAYIKPEQGGLLEEYKYLTRHVSMWDVAVERQIQVKGPDAAAFVNYIITRDVHTLLPPMQARYVILCNQYGGVINDPVLLRVAEDEFWFSISDSDLLLWAQGVNHTGRFNVSINEIDVSPVQIQGPKSVDLMEKMFGEQVRSIPYYGLLRAKLNGHDVTISRTGFSAEVGFEIYLHDAMLYADDVWPHILEQGEEFNLRVIAPSHIRRLEAGILSYGQDMDIENNPYEVRLGWQVDLNKHDFVGKQALTQIKSEGVKQRLVGLKMGGEPITWYNESFYLVKDAESGDDVGYVTSAFWSPNLGSNIAIAAMPRSHWKRGTNVKVDLPADGIVDAQVVRVPFFDPTKEVPKTVLQ, encoded by the coding sequence GTGGAGCAAACTCTGGTAATCGACGGTCTTAAGCGGCGAACTTTGCCGATCAACTTGCGTCAGAGCGGGAACAGCGACGCCCGTATGCTGATTTCCACTCGGATTAGGAAGTCCCCTTGGTGGCACTTGTCGAAGGCGGCAGGCTGCTGGGCATACACTACTTATAACCACATGTATCATCCGCGAGCGTACATTAAGCCGGAGCAGGGAGGGTTGCTTGAAGAGTACAAGTACCTGACACGGCATGTGAGCATGTGGGATGTGGCGGTAGAGCGGCAGATACAGGTGAAGGGACCTGACGCTGCCGCATTCGTGAATTACATAATCACGCGCGATGTGCATACGCTTCTGCCTCCGATGCAGGCGCGCTATGTCATTTTGTGCAACCAATACGGCGGTGTCATCAACGACCCTGTGCTGCTGCGCGTGGCGGAGGACGAGTTCTGGTTCAGCATTTCGGACTCGGACCTGCTGCTGTGGGCGCAGGGCGTGAACCACACCGGAAGGTTTAATGTGAGCATCAACGAGATAGATGTATCGCCGGTGCAGATTCAGGGTCCCAAGTCCGTGGACTTGATGGAGAAGATGTTCGGCGAGCAGGTACGCAGCATACCGTATTACGGCTTGCTGCGCGCGAAACTGAACGGGCACGATGTTACAATCTCGCGCACCGGCTTCTCCGCCGAGGTCGGATTCGAGATATACCTGCACGACGCCATGCTGTACGCCGACGATGTTTGGCCGCACATACTGGAGCAAGGGGAAGAGTTCAATCTGCGTGTCATCGCGCCAAGCCACATACGCCGCCTAGAGGCGGGCATCCTGTCTTACGGGCAGGATATGGACATCGAGAACAACCCGTACGAAGTGCGGCTAGGCTGGCAGGTTGACCTTAATAAGCACGATTTCGTTGGCAAGCAAGCGCTGACGCAGATAAAGAGCGAGGGCGTGAAGCAGCGGCTCGTGGGCTTGAAGATGGGCGGCGAGCCTATCACTTGGTACAACGAGAGTTTCTACCTCGTGAAAGATGCCGAATCGGGTGATGATGTCGGCTATGTTACCAGCGCGTTCTGGTCGCCCAACTTGGGGTCGAACATCGCAATCGCCGCAATGCCGCGCTCGCACTGGAAACGGGGCACAAATGTCAAAGTTGACCTGCCCGCCGACGGCATAGTGGACGCCCAAGTAGTGCGCGTCCCGTTCTTCGACCCAACGAAGGAAGTGCCGAAGACCGTGCTGCAATAA
- a CDS encoding amidase produces the protein MTDIIYASAKTMAQAIQNKEISAVELVDAHLARIEEVNPALNAVVQIAADRARAEAAEADAAIARGESKGALHGVPFTLKDSIDTEGIITTGGTLGRKEYVPDADATVAARLRAAGGILLGKTNTPELTLAGETNNLVYGQSNNPFDVSRTTGGSSGGAGAIVSTGGAAFDIGSDTGGSVRYPAHFCGIAGLKPNSGRVPRTGHIVPHSMGAVDSLTQNGPMARYVEDLALLLPIISGPDWNDPAIVPMPLGDPADVDISGLRVCFYTDNGIRTPTAETVAAVRAAVDALADAGCAVTEDVPSVIAENPDISNMLSGGDGRAWTQRLLDKWGTTETHPWLTRRMERASEHQAEVGDFSGTLEMVDAFRSAMLGFVQHYDVIICPVSAFAALPHGQSLERENEPGMSYTGTYNITGWPSTVVRGGTSPDGLPIGVQAVSQPWREDVSLAVAQYLEGALGGWVKPPM, from the coding sequence ATGACAGACATCATCTACGCATCCGCTAAGACTATGGCGCAGGCGATTCAGAACAAGGAAATCTCGGCGGTGGAACTGGTGGACGCGCATTTGGCGCGCATTGAAGAGGTGAACCCGGCGCTGAACGCTGTGGTGCAGATTGCGGCCGACAGGGCGCGCGCTGAAGCGGCGGAGGCGGACGCCGCAATTGCGCGCGGCGAAAGCAAGGGCGCGCTGCACGGCGTTCCGTTCACGCTGAAGGATTCTATCGACACCGAAGGCATCATCACGACGGGCGGGACTCTGGGACGCAAGGAGTATGTGCCGGACGCTGACGCCACAGTCGCGGCGCGGCTGCGCGCGGCGGGCGGTATTTTGCTGGGTAAGACGAATACGCCGGAGCTAACGCTCGCCGGCGAGACGAACAATCTGGTGTACGGGCAGTCCAACAACCCGTTCGATGTAAGCCGCACGACGGGCGGCAGCAGCGGCGGCGCGGGCGCAATCGTCTCGACCGGTGGCGCGGCGTTCGACATCGGCAGCGACACAGGCGGCAGCGTGCGCTATCCGGCGCACTTCTGCGGCATCGCGGGGCTGAAGCCGAACTCCGGGCGTGTGCCGCGCACAGGGCATATCGTGCCGCACAGCATGGGTGCGGTCGATTCGCTGACACAGAACGGCCCGATGGCGCGGTACGTCGAAGACCTCGCGCTCCTATTGCCCATCATCTCCGGACCCGATTGGAACGACCCTGCCATCGTGCCTATGCCTCTCGGCGATCCGGCGGATGTGGACATAAGCGGGCTGCGCGTATGCTTCTACACGGACAACGGCATTCGCACGCCAACCGCCGAGACGGTCGCTGCCGTGCGCGCCGCCGTTGATGCGCTCGCAGACGCGGGCTGCGCCGTTACCGAAGATGTGCCGTCCGTCATCGCGGAGAACCCGGACATATCCAACATGCTGTCCGGCGGCGACGGCAGGGCTTGGACGCAGCGATTGCTGGACAAGTGGGGCACGACCGAGACGCATCCGTGGCTGACGCGGCGCATGGAACGCGCATCGGAGCATCAGGCGGAAGTCGGCGATTTCAGCGGCACGCTGGAAATGGTGGACGCGTTCCGCAGCGCGATGCTGGGCTTCGTGCAGCACTACGATGTGATAATCTGCCCGGTCTCCGCGTTCGCTGCGCTGCCACATGGACAATCGCTGGAGCGCGAGAACGAGCCGGGCATGAGCTACACCGGCACTTACAATATCACCGGCTGGCCATCGACTGTGGTGCGCGGCGGGACATCGCCGGACGGATTGCCCATCGGCGTGCAGGCGGTATCACAGCCGTGGCGCGAAGACGTTTCGCTGGCAGTGGCGCAGTACTTGGAGGGGGCGCTTGGCGGGTGGGTGAAGCCGCCGATGTAA
- a CDS encoding DUF2281 domain-containing protein, translated as MTIQEEIVERVQFLPEDKQREVLTFIEALASEKEDIPKAGLRQDWAGALSEYEDGLTSVELQKKALEWRVEPLVERRDE; from the coding sequence ATGACAATTCAAGAGGAAATCGTTGAAAGGGTGCAATTCTTGCCCGAGGATAAACAACGCGAGGTGCTGACATTTATAGAGGCTCTTGCGTCGGAGAAAGAGGACATCCCCAAAGCCGGTCTGCGGCAGGACTGGGCGGGCGCGCTGAGTGAATACGAGGACGGATTAACTTCGGTCGAGCTTCAAAAGAAGGCATTGGAATGGCGGGTTGAACCGTTAGTAGAACGGCGTGATGAATAG
- a CDS encoding ABC transporter substrate-binding protein: protein MIKIRLLAALLLAVIGAGMLSDAGNLLLPGNVAHAQTDLPSPDSITLDHEGGLDVVDGTESGTAVASWDATEGATVYRLQWFNWDAADIAANFFDQTWEHTLNSIDVSATDASTYSLTINRLKTGTLYAFRIGSISDSDSDPHWSEWVFLRLAGDKDVLDAQEVAQLQSAVQGIAGSASELAATASRPTNISMTRDYLRDERTRANDLANALDDHLQIIRNRGHDDRVDEIEDLIDQLSDNVDTIHGGRPDLLRELATSARIRNELVVRNSTLLWPLLAESVDDQQFDALLDHRDNDTEVSIQNFLVHSHTSSLNGNLIQAHTMLLLLALLQDPTNLARVQEGYESAEGRATESLEYLKENNAISTRAIRMIEQTLGDARDEIGDTQGRLTLVSAERALRQDNTRIILALTSEIDAFTSEIQGMPVLPTPEPPALGVPGVTDDEIMFGQSAALSGPSQALGEGMQLGLLAAFEEANRNGGVHGRQLSLTTLDDRYESDFAFANTMRLIENYRVYGLIGAVGTPTSRAVSPLAHDLGVPFIGPFTGANFLRDEDLNNTLNVRASYHQETEAMVERLTEMDVTRVAVLYQNDSYGRDGLQGVQQALDDHGMDVVASGIYQRNSTAVKRAAFDIAAANPEAVVIISSYLQAAEAIRTLRDDLDSDPIFMAVSFVGSNALADELGSDGEGVYVTQVVPLPDDDSVPVVESYLDALDEYDSGAEPGFVSLEGYIAGRLVIERLEDCGADVTRDCFLDVTGDSITIDIDGFELEYGPDDNQGSDEVFMTVINADGDLELAD, encoded by the coding sequence ATGATCAAAATCAGACTATTAGCGGCGTTGCTGCTCGCGGTGATTGGCGCGGGCATGCTATCAGATGCGGGCAATTTGCTTTTGCCGGGCAATGTCGCGCACGCGCAGACGGACCTGCCATCGCCGGACAGCATCACGCTAGACCACGAAGGCGGCTTGGATGTCGTGGACGGCACTGAATCCGGCACTGCCGTCGCGTCGTGGGACGCAACCGAAGGCGCGACAGTATATCGATTGCAGTGGTTCAACTGGGATGCCGCCGACATTGCAGCTAACTTCTTCGACCAGACTTGGGAGCACACGCTCAATTCGATAGATGTGTCAGCAACCGACGCATCGACGTACTCACTCACTATTAACCGGCTCAAGACGGGGACGCTGTACGCATTCCGAATTGGCAGCATCAGCGATTCCGATTCCGACCCGCACTGGTCGGAATGGGTCTTCCTGCGCCTGGCAGGCGACAAGGATGTGCTGGACGCGCAAGAAGTCGCGCAGTTGCAATCCGCCGTGCAAGGCATTGCCGGCAGCGCAAGCGAACTCGCCGCCACCGCGTCGCGTCCGACAAACATAAGTATGACGCGAGATTATCTCCGAGACGAACGAACCCGCGCGAACGACCTCGCCAACGCGCTAGACGACCATCTGCAAATCATCCGAAATCGTGGACACGACGACCGCGTTGACGAGATTGAAGACCTGATAGACCAGCTGTCCGACAATGTGGATACAATCCACGGCGGACGCCCCGACCTGCTGCGTGAATTGGCGACAAGCGCGAGGATCCGAAACGAACTGGTGGTGCGGAACTCTACCCTGCTGTGGCCCCTATTGGCCGAAAGCGTGGACGACCAGCAATTCGATGCTCTGCTTGACCACCGCGACAATGACACAGAAGTGTCAATACAAAACTTTTTGGTGCACTCGCATACCTCATCGCTCAATGGGAACTTGATACAGGCGCATACGATGCTGCTCTTGTTAGCCCTATTGCAAGATCCGACGAATTTGGCGCGCGTTCAGGAAGGTTACGAATCGGCAGAAGGGCGGGCGACTGAAAGCCTTGAATATCTGAAAGAGAACAATGCCATATCTACTCGCGCGATTAGAATGATCGAGCAGACTCTGGGAGATGCCCGCGACGAGATCGGCGACACACAAGGCCGCTTGACGCTAGTCAGCGCCGAGAGAGCGCTTAGGCAAGACAATACGCGGATAATCCTAGCGTTAACGAGCGAGATTGACGCGTTTACATCGGAAATCCAGGGGATGCCCGTGCTGCCTACGCCCGAGCCTCCCGCTCTCGGCGTGCCCGGCGTAACCGACGACGAGATAATGTTCGGGCAGTCTGCCGCCTTGTCCGGTCCTTCTCAGGCGTTGGGTGAAGGGATGCAGCTCGGCCTTCTGGCGGCGTTCGAAGAAGCGAACCGCAACGGCGGCGTGCACGGTCGCCAACTCTCGCTCACAACATTGGACGACCGCTACGAAAGCGATTTCGCGTTTGCGAATACGATGCGACTGATTGAAAATTATCGCGTTTACGGTCTCATCGGCGCGGTTGGCACGCCAACATCGCGTGCGGTATCGCCGCTGGCGCACGACTTGGGTGTGCCTTTCATCGGGCCGTTCACCGGCGCGAACTTCCTGCGCGACGAAGATTTGAACAACACGCTGAATGTGCGTGCTTCGTACCATCAGGAAACGGAAGCGATGGTCGAACGCTTGACTGAGATGGACGTAACTCGGGTCGCGGTACTGTACCAGAACGACTCGTACGGTAGGGACGGTCTGCAAGGCGTACAGCAGGCGTTGGATGATCACGGTATGGACGTAGTGGCGTCCGGAATATACCAGCGTAATTCTACCGCGGTGAAAAGGGCAGCCTTCGACATCGCGGCGGCGAACCCCGAAGCAGTCGTGATAATCAGTTCCTACTTGCAGGCGGCAGAGGCGATACGGACGCTGCGCGACGATCTTGACTCTGACCCGATATTCATGGCAGTGTCGTTTGTGGGCAGTAACGCGCTCGCAGACGAGCTTGGAAGCGACGGAGAAGGCGTGTATGTAACGCAAGTCGTGCCGCTGCCGGACGACGACAGCGTGCCGGTCGTAGAGAGCTACCTAGACGCGCTCGACGAATACGACTCCGGCGCAGAGCCGGGCTTCGTCTCGCTCGAAGGCTATATCGCCGGACGGCTAGTCATCGAGCGTCTGGAAGACTGCGGCGCTGATGTTACCCGCGACTGCTTCTTGGATGTTACCGGCGATTCGATCACAATTGACATAGACGGCTTTGAACTGGAATACGGCCCCGACGATAACCAAGGTTCGGATGAAGTCTTCATGACCGTCATCAACGCCGACGGCGACCTAGAACTAGCAGACTAA
- a CDS encoding FAD-dependent oxidoreductase, whose protein sequence is MPKYARAVVIGAGIAGCSVAYHLTKLGWRDVVVVEQGPLFETGGSTSHAPGLVFQLNASKTMTEFARYTVDLWSNLTLDGEPCANPVGSLEAAWTPERLTDLKRKAGYGKSWGVEAHLISTDEARAMIPMLSERVLGALHVPSDIHTKATRPAEAMAREAACNGAAFFGGVKVTGFGIDAGRITGVHTSRGEIKTELVVSAAGIWAPTVGGMAGVPIPLSPMQHLYAVTTPLEGLAGAKAEVEQPLLRHQDAAMYFRQEREGYGIGSYNHEPLLMDADDILDHSDAPIMPSEVEFTPRHFERAWTAAREILPGIEGAGLTRKFNGIFSFTMDGFPVLGESPQVRGFWSAQAVWITHAGGVGKAVAEWIVNGEPTTDLRECDIRRFHPHANTRPYVRARAAQQYREVYDIIHPRQQMEHPRNLRLTPFFPRQQALGAVFFENAGWERPQWYAANEGLLDSLTVKGAERTGWVAREWSPTVAAEHVAARERVAMFDMTPFAKFEIAGSGALGALQRLATNQMNKPVGSITYTSMLTPSGGIKCDLTVTRLDDERFMVVTGGAMGLHDLAWIEAGMPQDGSARITDVSTALCCIGLWGPRARDLLSRVCDDDLSNDGFPYMSAKRIMIGEVPALALRISYIGELGWEVYAPAEMGARLWDLLWEAGQPLGVIAAGGGAFDSLRLEKGYRLWGNDIHTEYNPYEAGIGFAVRMRKGDFIGRDALRKVRAEGVRRKLCCITLDDTDAVVVGKEPILGTNRDGDETLGYVTSANYGHSIGKGIVYGYLPQQYAGVGTKVDVLYFGDRLPATVAREPLYDPDGGKMKA, encoded by the coding sequence CTGCCGAAGTATGCGCGAGCGGTCGTCATTGGCGCGGGCATCGCGGGCTGCAGCGTCGCGTACCACCTGACCAAACTCGGCTGGCGAGATGTCGTCGTCGTTGAGCAAGGACCGCTGTTCGAGACGGGCGGCTCTACCTCGCACGCGCCGGGTCTGGTGTTTCAACTCAACGCGTCAAAGACGATGACCGAGTTCGCGCGTTATACTGTTGACCTTTGGAGCAACCTGACGCTTGACGGCGAGCCGTGCGCCAATCCTGTGGGCAGCCTAGAAGCCGCTTGGACGCCCGAGCGCCTGACCGATTTGAAGCGCAAGGCGGGCTATGGCAAAAGCTGGGGCGTCGAGGCGCATCTCATCAGCACGGACGAGGCGCGCGCTATGATTCCGATGCTGTCCGAGCGCGTGCTGGGCGCGCTGCATGTGCCGTCCGACATTCACACGAAGGCTACGCGACCGGCAGAGGCTATGGCGCGCGAGGCAGCCTGCAACGGCGCGGCGTTCTTCGGCGGCGTCAAGGTTACCGGCTTTGGTATTGACGCAGGGCGCATTACGGGCGTGCATACATCGCGGGGCGAAATCAAGACAGAGTTAGTCGTTTCCGCGGCGGGCATCTGGGCGCCTACGGTAGGCGGCATGGCAGGTGTGCCAATTCCGCTGTCGCCGATGCAGCACTTGTACGCCGTAACGACTCCGCTAGAAGGGCTTGCAGGCGCGAAAGCAGAGGTCGAACAGCCGCTGTTGCGCCATCAAGACGCGGCGATGTACTTTCGCCAAGAGCGCGAAGGCTACGGCATCGGGTCGTACAACCACGAGCCGCTCTTGATGGACGCGGACGATATACTCGACCACTCCGACGCGCCGATTATGCCGTCCGAAGTGGAGTTCACGCCACGCCACTTCGAGCGCGCTTGGACGGCGGCGCGCGAAATCCTGCCCGGCATCGAGGGCGCCGGGCTGACGCGCAAGTTCAACGGCATATTTTCGTTTACGATGGACGGATTTCCGGTACTGGGCGAATCGCCGCAGGTTCGCGGATTTTGGTCGGCGCAGGCGGTTTGGATTACGCACGCGGGCGGTGTGGGCAAGGCGGTCGCCGAGTGGATTGTCAACGGCGAACCCACGACAGATCTGCGCGAATGCGACATCCGCCGTTTTCATCCGCACGCGAACACGCGACCTTATGTGCGGGCGCGCGCCGCGCAGCAATACCGCGAAGTCTATGACATCATCCACCCGCGCCAGCAGATGGAACACCCGCGTAACCTGCGCCTGACGCCGTTTTTCCCTCGACAGCAGGCGTTGGGCGCCGTGTTCTTCGAGAACGCCGGGTGGGAGCGACCGCAGTGGTATGCCGCCAACGAAGGTTTGCTAGATTCGCTGACCGTCAAGGGCGCGGAACGCACGGGCTGGGTGGCGCGCGAATGGTCGCCGACGGTCGCGGCAGAGCATGTCGCCGCGCGAGAGCGTGTCGCCATGTTCGACATGACGCCATTCGCCAAGTTTGAGATTGCCGGATCGGGCGCGCTCGGCGCATTGCAGCGGCTCGCCACGAACCAGATGAACAAGCCGGTGGGCAGCATCACATACACATCAATGCTCACGCCGAGCGGCGGAATCAAGTGCGATCTGACCGTCACGCGGCTGGACGATGAGCGCTTCATGGTCGTTACCGGCGGCGCGATGGGACTGCACGACTTGGCGTGGATTGAGGCGGGCATGCCGCAAGACGGGTCTGCGCGGATTACCGATGTATCCACGGCGCTGTGCTGCATCGGGCTGTGGGGACCGCGCGCTCGCGACTTGCTGAGCCGCGTGTGCGATGACGACCTGAGCAACGACGGTTTTCCGTATATGTCCGCGAAACGCATCATGATAGGCGAAGTTCCCGCGCTGGCGCTGCGCATATCGTACATCGGCGAGCTTGGCTGGGAGGTGTACGCGCCGGCGGAAATGGGCGCGCGGCTGTGGGATTTGCTGTGGGAAGCCGGTCAGCCGCTTGGCGTCATCGCGGCGGGCGGCGGCGCGTTCGACTCGCTGCGCCTCGAAAAGGGCTACCGCTTGTGGGGCAACGACATTCACACCGAATACAACCCGTACGAGGCGGGTATCGGCTTCGCAGTGCGAATGCGAAAGGGCGATTTCATCGGCAGAGACGCGCTGCGAAAAGTACGGGCAGAAGGCGTGCGCCGCAAACTATGCTGTATAACGCTGGACGACACGGATGCCGTGGTGGTTGGCAAAGAGCCTATTCTTGGGACAAACAGGGACGGTGATGAAACGCTGGGCTATGTAACGAGCGCGAACTACGGACATTCCATCGGCAAGGGCATTGTGTACGGCTACCTGCCGCAGCAGTATGCCGGTGTGGGAACGAAGGTCGATGTGCTGTACTTCGGCGACCGCCTGCCGGCGACGGTAGCGCGCGAGCCACTGTACGACCCCGATGGGGGGAAGATGAAGGCGTAG
- the lysA gene encoding diaminopimelate decarboxylase, with amino-acid sequence MSFDNIDLFPVTAAVNEHDHLSLGGCDAVDLAAEFGTPLYVFDEDTLRGMCRQFVTEFGARYPNSRVAYASKAFVNPAIARIVTEEGLGLDVVSGGELAVACAADVPPEGVYFHGNNKTPDELEFALDYGIGQIVVDSFHELEVLDATAGRRGVRQDIMLRLSPGVDAHTHEKTTTGILDSKFGFSIETGDAAKAIRQALNATNLDLVGIHFHLGSPIFELEPYEFGIEVVLNFLTQFKEEGLELQVFSPGGGFAIGYVRDEPPPEIAEYADSITKYTTRLCDELGFGTPLLVVEPGRSIVGRAGVALYTVGGIKNIPTVRKYVSLDGGMGDNIRPAIYGSEYEAVLASRMSAPPQEVVTLAGKYCESGDVLINDIKMPAVEPGDIIAIPSSGAYAPSMASNYNLNGRPAIVMAKDGNATLIRRRETYADMMIADVF; translated from the coding sequence ATGAGTTTTGACAATATAGACCTGTTCCCCGTTACGGCGGCGGTCAACGAACACGACCACCTGTCGCTAGGCGGCTGCGACGCTGTGGACCTAGCGGCGGAGTTTGGCACGCCGTTGTATGTGTTCGACGAGGATACGCTGCGTGGGATGTGCAGGCAGTTCGTTACGGAGTTCGGCGCGCGCTATCCGAACAGCCGCGTGGCGTACGCATCGAAGGCGTTCGTGAACCCGGCAATAGCGCGCATCGTCACTGAGGAAGGCTTGGGGTTGGATGTCGTGTCCGGCGGCGAGCTTGCCGTTGCGTGCGCTGCCGATGTGCCGCCTGAGGGCGTGTATTTTCACGGTAACAACAAGACGCCGGACGAGCTCGAATTCGCGCTGGACTATGGGATCGGGCAAATCGTCGTGGACAGCTTCCACGAACTCGAAGTGCTGGACGCGACAGCCGGACGGCGCGGCGTGCGGCAGGACATTATGCTGCGCCTGTCGCCGGGCGTCGATGCGCACACGCACGAGAAGACCACAACCGGCATACTCGACAGCAAGTTCGGCTTTTCCATCGAGACGGGCGACGCTGCGAAGGCGATACGGCAGGCGCTGAACGCGACTAACCTCGACCTTGTGGGTATTCACTTTCACTTGGGGTCGCCGATATTCGAACTTGAGCCTTACGAGTTCGGGATTGAAGTGGTGCTGAACTTCCTGACGCAGTTCAAGGAAGAAGGCTTGGAGTTGCAGGTGTTCAGTCCGGGCGGCGGGTTTGCAATCGGATATGTGCGCGACGAGCCGCCGCCGGAGATTGCGGAGTACGCCGATTCAATCACGAAGTACACTACGCGGCTGTGCGACGAACTGGGCTTTGGAACGCCGCTGCTGGTGGTAGAGCCGGGACGGTCTATCGTGGGACGCGCGGGTGTTGCGCTGTACACCGTTGGCGGCATCAAGAACATCCCGACCGTGCGCAAGTATGTGTCGCTGGACGGCGGCATGGGCGACAACATCCGCCCGGCGATATACGGCTCGGAGTATGAAGCGGTGCTGGCGAGCCGCATGTCCGCGCCGCCGCAGGAAGTGGTTACGCTTGCGGGCAAGTACTGCGAATCAGGCGATGTGCTGATAAATGACATCAAGATGCCGGCGGTAGAGCCGGGTGACATAATCGCCATTCCATCGTCAGGAGCATACGCGCCGTCTATGGCAAGCAATTACAACCTAAACGGCAGACCCGCGATAGTGATGGCGAAAGACGGCAACGCGACGCTAATCCGCCGCCGCGAAACCTACGCCGACATGATGATCGCGGATGTGTTTTAG